CTATAAATTCCAGCTCATGGACACTGTTTAAACAAGCTGTAATTGACCAAAATAATTGAGGATAGTTTATTAAATCAGCAGGTTCTAATTCTGCTGTTATAGCATTTATTGTCATCAAAATTTGCATTGCAAAACCTTGAATATCACGATTGTCATCGGATATAGTATTTGATAACCTATGGATCATATCCCTTAACATATCTTGATCTATAAATGTTAATAGTGatctaaaaatttgaaaagatCGACAAGCTACATGTCTTACAGAGCAACTGGTAGCCCAGTTTAACGCAATCCTTTGCCATTCAACTTGTAAAGTAGGAATTCCTGAAAAGATCGATATGATATTTCTTACGATCAAATCCATCGCTTTAGGTGACTTAGCTCCCATTCTGGTTCTTGACAAATCATCATAAGACCATAATCCTTTTTTATTCCTTAACACAGCTACAGTTTTCTCTGATATATCTGAGATGGGAGCTGCGCTGAAAATTAGATCGCATAAAATTCTCTTAGCACTCTCTTGAACAAGTGGGACGTAGTGATCAGCTAAACAAAGTGAAATATGAAGAAGAGTTGCTGTATTTTGTTTGATGGACTCATTTtgatttgataaaaaacttgaaagaaaaataattgaaagtTGAACTTCCGAAAACAATACACCACCTCCAGTATAATTAAGTCTTGCCCAAATATCAGCTACAAAACAATAGTTACCGCTATTAGCAGGTTCtgataaatcaatatttgttttagGAATCATTGATTTGggttctaatttttttaataacagATCAATGACGCCAATACTACCCGGAACGTTCGATAAATATAGAATTACGTCTTTTGCCTGCCTTACGAATAATGGATTTCTGTATTTGATTGATGAAttgattatatattcaatcGAAACATATGTATTTTGAAAGGAATTTCCCTTTCCTAAAGAAATCCATAATTTTTCTACACTTTCAGGAATTGAATTGTTCAGCTCTATGgtaatataaaaaagatTTTGCAATACCATTAAAGTATCAAAGTCCTCTATCGACTTTAGagtaattttattaacCCAAGGTACCAACAATGTCaaaatatctttctttctttcaCTTTCATATAGATCTAAAACATTGACCatgtttgaaaaaatttcCAAACATAACTCCTGCGGAAATAGTTCCGCAAACATACtagaaattttttttgcagTAGGTTTATAAATCATTTTAGACTGGTTCGATAGTTGTTCTTTAAAACCCTTTGTAAATGAAGTGGAATGTAGATTTAGTTCAATTGAGGATAGCAAATCTACCGCataatatctggtatcggCATGTTCCGCAACTAAACCACAAAGTCCTAAAGTAACCAATTGGTCGGGATTTAAAAGTGGCATGTCTAGCTTTAATAAACTTTTGCATAACgtaatataataaaggTTACTAATTCCGAGGTGGTTAGATGATAGGCATTGATGTTTCACTTCCTCATAAAGGGAGGCATTCTCCTTGTTGTGTTCTAAGATTCCTTCTAATGCACGCACTCCTAAGGATATAATTGATGGCTTCTCTGATTTCATAAGGGAAGATATCcaagataataaatcagAAGTATCAAATGATACTATCATCGGTATATCAGGGTCAGATGTTATGTTTTCAGTTATACAACCCGTGCAAAGTGCAATCATGCCTTCTAGAGCTAGTTGTTGTAATTTAGGTTTTTGCGATTCCAATGAAGAGGCAATAGCAGTTCTTGAAGAGTCATTCCCAGCACTATTGATCATGGATTGAAATCtttcatcaaatatatgACCTCTATTTCCAAAACCGCACCACTCACTTAGAAAATTAAAGCATGATGTTCTTGCTTGAAATGGGAATAATTCagatatattattcaaatctttGACGGCGTTGTAATATCctaataaaaattccataaaatatattcttaagttttgatattcaaatgaaaattgTATCACTTCATCCTGCAgaacatttttcaaaatttttacgTATTCTGATAATTTAAGCAACAGCCATTTGTCGTTTAGAATAATTGGATCACTAATGTAGTTAGAAAGAATAGCCAATATATGAAATGTTTCAATACGTGTTTGTTGTAAAGAGTAGTCTGGACCCCAATTGGAAATAAATCCGTCGATACTTTCAATGTAAgatttgtatatattgatattcatTGAGCTTACTCCAGCAATTATGGCGCCAACGACTAAAGTTGATTCGGAGCTCAATAATGGCAATACCATCTTAAAAATTGAAGTAGCAGATTTGATCTTCTGGTGCTGTACTGTGAAGATTTGTTGACtcttgtttttgttttttgaaGCTTTAGAATCTGGGATTAACAGGCGTTGATTATTAGTAGATGTAAGAAAAGTGCATGCAACGATTAGATAAAGTTTCCATTGTTCTGTCACAATTTCTGGAGAGGCATCATCAGGTTTGaatgaaatatcattagccagttttaatattgtatCATGCATTTGGACTAATCTTACACACACAATTGAACGGCATAATGCCATTGTTACAGGGCACGATAAAAAGATTACTGAGAGTAATTTAGGGAACATACGCTGCCACAAAGCGGTATCCACACTTGAATCTGATTCTgctaattttaataatagacCTTTTTTGTATCGTAAATTTAACTTTGATAACCTAGTTCGCTCTGTGGAGCTCAATTTTTGCATTTTAAcgtttaataatgaatttgcATCTGAAGTTAGAAGAAAATCTATTAATCTGGTACCTCTATCAGCAGCAAAATGGGATGAAGAACGTGAATGACCCATGTATAATGAAGATGTCTTCTCCACCATCACAGTATCAAATttagatattatttttaaaattctaATCCCCAACATCCTAACGCTTGCATCATTATCACATAAGAAAAATAACCCATTCCCTTCTACTTCTTCTATAACAGCGGCCATATTTTTCCATTGCAACTTATTTGAATCCTTGGCGCCTTCTGTCTCAGTTTCTTTTATAGGTAATTGAATTCCGTCTAATCCTGTTTCCTTTTGCTTCTCCTCTACTTCGGAGGATTGAAATTCTTCAAGCCAACACTCTAAAAGTTCGATATAGAGAACCAGCAATTGTTTATACTCGCTAGAAGCCAAATAAGAAAGATTATATCTTGATTGGGTCTGttcatcaaaatcaaatgaatatttagCAAACCATGTTATTAAAGTGTATGGATTTTCCTTCGCTGCAAGTGATTTTAGCGCATTTTGTGAACTAGAAGCAATTAATAAGTCAACATGGACTGCGTTTcttgataatatttcaattgcaGATTTTATAGGTATCTTTTTTGATACACTTAAGCTACATGGTATTGTTTCGATTAATGTAGCAAATAATgctatatttaaatttttattaccaTTAAAATCTTTGCCATCattagaaaaattgaatgaGAATGGCCCGATTCCAAAGgaattttgtttttgatgtTCATTTTCAGGTGACCAGACTTCTGATCCAATATTTGAATCTAATAGCAGAAAcaatttgtaaaattgaGAGGTgatttcatcattatttaaaacgaggttttcattttgttcgactttaatgttatttaGGTTATTATCATAAAATCTGTTATCATTTTCAGGAAATTCGGGTCTGGAAttagttaataataatccCTTAAAAGTATTTATGGCTAGAATTAACTTTTCATACAATATGTTGTTTAAAGTAGAGCCATTGAATGATTGTTTTACTAATGGTAATATAGCTTCTTCCATAATAAGCGTGGGATATAAATAACCAATTGTAACTAAAACATCACAAAGTGGGTTGATCAATTCTAAATCAGTTGTTATCCAGttatcttttttcttttgattcCCTATATAGAGATTAATTAGCTGTTTAATCCTCCTAGTCGTATTATTTAGTGTCTCCGGGCATCTGTATAAATAAACCCAAACTAATCTCGATAAACTCACTGCAAAcgttattttatttgataaactCTTACTTCTCagatttataatattacttTCAATAAGTGACAGCCAATGTTTAGTAAACAGTTCTGTTGGAGATACACACAAAACAGCAACAGCTAATTTAAAACCACTAGCCCagtatttattattaagcTGTAATTTATTAGCTTCATCCAATAATGATGACATAGTTTTAACCCAAGTGGGATGGTTTACTTCAACAGTGATCACACCAGCTAATGGAAGTAATAACTGGCTAATAACTTCTGCATATGATAATTTTGTCGATAAATTGTTggtttgaagaaaaaattttgttataCTCTTCATAAACTCTGCActatcttcaaatttttcCATTGGATaatgtttcaattttaagTATCTCATACccaaaatcaataaatgaACACTCGGTTCTATTTCAGGTGAAATTTGCTTCGGAATTTTCTCAATTGATGCTACAAACCTATCACTAACCGATATAAACTTCTTTTCTGACATATAACCCAATAACTCCGCAAATGCATTCCAGTTCGAG
The nucleotide sequence above comes from Tetrapisispora phaffii CBS 4417 chromosome 3, complete genome. Encoded proteins:
- the TAO3 gene encoding Tao3p (similar to Saccharomyces cerevisiae TAO3 (YIL129C); ancestral locus Anc_2.232); this encodes MNSGYTFPPQNPDAINDAINGNETEFNVNDSNTTDFGFTTNGQYFDDQTNIDYPIIDIQRDIENPISISNIEDGSPLPMSKSISMTPTINIPEPPNSTSDIIVSTPKIIQNFDSITTNSTPDNFQDYHVNEQAEIASLSGTDNVIGNLRQQLATDWKSPSEYALHILFTKFVRQAEYKLNICLEHPLESELPIVDILGEGVDLEFDNIIDSLGHIAKNKPKPVIDAMMFWRKTKSEIALLAADETQKLMKEYSIEQTRLLRTKSTQSSQLSSNPRRSRSSSVTTKLSHARNNSSKSSVNIPSVSTNNRLKELEAQINSAKEITFQADKKSLISIYILCRVLIEIVKQSPEDADEDLNNKLEEIVFTQLKTTDPISISTSLIKSSNWNAFAELLGYMSEKKFISVSDRFVASIEKIPKQISPEIEPSVHLLILGMRYLKLKHYPMEKFEDSAEFMKSITKFFLQTNNLSTKLSYAEVISQLLLPLAGVITVEVNHPTWVKTMSSLLDEANKLQLNNKYWASGFKLAVAVLCVSPTELFTKHWLSLIESNIINLRSKSLSNKITFAVSLSRLVWVYLYRCPETLNNTTRRIKQLINLYIGNQKKKDNWITTDLELINPLCDVLVTIGYLYPTLIMEEAILPLVKQSFNGSTLNNILYEKLILAINTFKGLLLTNSRPEFPENDNRFYDNNLNNIKVEQNENLVLNNDEITSQFYKLFLLLDSNIGSEVWSPENEHQKQNSFGIGPFSFNFSNDGKDFNGNKNLNIALFATLIETIPCSLSVSKKIPIKSAIEILSRNAVHVDLLIASSSQNALKSLAAKENPYTLITWFAKYSFDFDEQTQSRYNLSYLASSEYKQLLVLYIELLECWLEEFQSSEVEEKQKETGLDGIQLPIKETETEGAKDSNKLQWKNMAAVIEEVEGNGLFFLCDNDASVRMLGIRILKIISKFDTVMVEKTSSLYMGHSRSSSHFAADRGTRLIDFLLTSDANSLLNVKMQKLSSTERTRLSKLNLRYKKGLLLKLAESDSSVDTALWQRMFPKLLSVIFLSCPVTMALCRSIVCVRLVQMHDTILKLANDISFKPDDASPEIVTEQWKLYLIVACTFLTSTNNQRLLIPDSKASKNKNKSQQIFTVQHQKIKSATSIFKMVLPLLSSESTLVVGAIIAGVSSMNINIYKSYIESIDGFISNWGPDYSLQQTRIETFHILAILSNYISDPIILNDKWLLLKLSEYVKILKNVLQDEVIQFSFEYQNLRIYFMEFLLGYYNAVKDLNNISELFPFQARTSCFNFLSEWCGFGNRGHIFDERFQSMINSAGNDSSRTAIASSLESQKPKLQQLALEGMIALCTGCITENITSDPDIPMIVSFDTSDLLSWISSLMKSEKPSIISLGVRALEGILEHNKENASLYEEVKHQCLSSNHLGISNLYYITLCKSLLKLDMPLLNPDQLVTLGLCGLVAEHADTRYYAVDLLSSIELNLHSTSFTKGFKEQLSNQSKMIYKPTAKKISSMFAELFPQELCLEIFSNMVNVLDLYESERKKDILTLLVPWVNKITLKSIEDFDTLMVLQNLFYITIELNNSIPESVEKLWISLGKGNSFQNTYVSIEYIINSSIKYRNPLFVRQAKDVILYLSNVPGSIGVIDLLLKKLEPKSMIPKTNIDLSEPANSGNYCFVADIWARLNYTGGGVLFSEVQLSIIFLSSFLSNQNESIKQNTATLLHISLCLADHYVPLVQESAKRILCDLIFSAAPISDISEKTVAVLRNKKGLWSYDDLSRTRMGAKSPKAMDLIVRNIISIFSGIPTLQVEWQRIALNWATSCSVRHVACRSFQIFRSLLTFIDQDMLRDMIHRLSNTISDDNRDIQGFAMQILMTINAITAELEPADLINYPQLFWSITACLNSVHELEFIEVLSCLNKFISKIDLDAPDTVQCLVAIFPSNWEGRFDGLQQIIMPGLRSANSCEASWKFLDKLNLLKDSRIIANSDSRLLLALISNLPRFLHAMELKDFTQIQNACNSLISLADSYSEPSLSRVIDSLAKDKFRSKKDFISQIVNFISRKYFPVFSGQTVVFFLGLLLNKHQWMKIQTIEILKHILPLIDFTLPEFTGVGADLISPLLRLLLTDLDIEALKVLDCIPDISGSKMDKDVLRISMGNKDVNERFSTTTIFGIPESTGWSVPLPSVTAATTRHNVHSVFSTFIKDNPEAEISNDLTKLDEVVEFHQDDDYKLAKVDSNETYSITEENDASLSHMWAELDNLDSFFTKNVAAASLPSSVPSKSNIFGHDRVHSIETNTSTLTSNLESAPQLYDMKVSAILNKSLLRTSSNTSFKANLADSFTTNNSSENINDSPFNSTVVNTTPELSGSRSRTSHLLRSPNSSVLKQIESPQDSLFKFEGFLRPAQRNRRKWHSYQQHQQLMSQTIHEQVPQAHYESESSPLRYGSTSPMLGLNKQKPYSVNLEVTTGKQAKDTMKQTKDTNRQTRYQKHYHIPHFSSNKG